The genomic window CCGATGATCATGGCGGACCCGAAGGAGACCCCGTACGAGGGGACGGGGTTCGCGAAGTGGAGGCCGGAGCCACGGGCCAAGGCGGGCCGGCAGTACCTCTGCGACCCGCGATCCATCGACACAACCGGGTTGCCGGGAAGGGACACGCCCTTGGGCCGGTTGGGGttcggggcgacggcggagacgtGGAACGGTCGGGCGGCGATGGTGGGGCTGATGCTCACCTTTCTCATAGAGGGCGCCACGCACCACGGGATCTTCCGGGGCTGACCGTCGCGCCTTATTATTATGGATGATAGCACCACCCCTCGAAACACACATCATCGCGGAACACTTTGCAAACTGCTGGCAAACGAGCGGCTGACGTCGTCTCGGGAACTTGGCCACGTCGCccgtctcctcgcgcgccagacccgcgccgcgttgaacgcatgtccgcgtcgatcgtcgcccgcctcggcgccccggccctcgcgccgcgccgcgcgcgcctctccgagcgccgcgcgcgacccacGCTCGCCCcccccgtccgcgcggtcgtcaccgccgaggacgtcgccgcgaagctgagcggcgaggacctcggCAAGTGGGAGTCGTGCCGCTCCATCCTCGTGGGCGAGCTCGGGATGGACGAGGACAAGGCGGACAAGACCATGATCCGCGCTTTCGGATGGGGCGGTCAGACCTACTGGCGCAACGAgaaggtggaggaggtgccggaggtggaggacgtcgaggcgcgcatCGCGTACCTCCTCGAGATCGGCATCGAGCTGCcggacctcgcggagaaggtCCTCGGGAAGGTCCCCGAGGTGCTCGGGTGCGACGTCGAGACCCGGCTCAAGGTGAACGTGGCGCACATCCAGAAGACGTG from Micromonas commoda chromosome 11, complete sequence includes these protein-coding regions:
- a CDS encoding predicted protein, encoding MSASIVARLGAPALAPRRARLSERRARPTLAPPVRAVVTAEDVAAKLSGEDLGKWESCRSILVGELGMDEDKADKTMIRAFGWGGQTYWRNEKVEEVPEVEDVEARIAYLLEIGIELPDLAEKVLGKVPEVLGCDVETRLKVNVAHIQKTCFMKPNTKNFRNYINRVPQVLGNNLDCAAQGLNCAGECNRCWARC